In Xyrauchen texanus isolate HMW12.3.18 chromosome 13, RBS_HiC_50CHRs, whole genome shotgun sequence, a single genomic region encodes these proteins:
- the LOC127654254 gene encoding nerve growth factor-like translates to MRWSWLALLLLSCSQMFAQRPGDICPQNTNNEQDVAPNSVPTVDPKLFNKRRYRSPRVLFSEQPPDSEPAGQQDTRSRTKRKVGQPQHRGVYSVCESISLWIGNKTKATDISGNEVTVLPDVKINNVNKKQYFFETTCSSVRAGGSECLGIDARHWNSYCTNSHTFVRALTSFNNLVAWRLIRINVACVCVLSRKSWRQ, encoded by the coding sequence ATGCGGTGGTCCTGGCTAGCCCTGCTGCTCTTGTCCTGCAGCCAGATGTTTGCCCAACGCCCAGGTGACATCTGCCCACAAAACACCAACAACGAACAGGATGTAGCACCCAACTCTGTGCCAACTGTGGATCCTAAACTCTTCAATAAGAGAAGGTATCGCTCACCCCGTGTTCTGTTCAGTGAGCAACCACCTGATTCAGAGCCCGCTGGGCAGCAAGACACAAGGAGCAGGACGAAGAGGAAAGTGGGACAACCTCAACACCGCGGAGTTTACTCCGTTTGCGAGAGTATTAGCCTTTGGATTGGCAATAAAACCAAAGCTACGGACATCTCTGGCAATGAGGTTACAGTCTTGCCGGACGTAAAAATCAACAACGTTAATAAAAAGCAGTACTTTTTTGAGACAACGTGCAGCAGTGTCCGGGCCGGTGGATCGGAGTGTTTGGGAATCGATGCGCGGCATTGGAACTCATATTGTACCAATTCACACACATTTGTGAGGGCATTGACTTCATTTAATAACCTAGTGGCTTGGAGACTAATTCGGATTAAtgtagcctgtgtgtgtgtgctcagccGAAAATCATGGAGACAATGA